CGGCTTTGTGCATTGCTTTGACAGGCGCTTATCTATACTGCGCCGACGACGCCGAACCATCCGCATAGACAGCGTCGTACACACCGTGCGTAATCGCGCACTAGTCAGCTGTGGAATCGGGTCGGTTGCAATGGTGGCGAAAATTGCGCCGCCGCGCTGAACTTACCGAATCCAACCAGGCACATCAAGATAAGGGCCTGGAAGCGATGCAGAAACGAGGACGGGTTACAGCACGCGGTCGCACCGCAACCTGTCAACCGTTCGGTCAATTCATCGTCATCGCTCGGCCGTCCTAGGCGGGCCAACGAACCACTGACCGCGGTCGGTTCATCCGTATCCGTGTCCGGTTGCAGAATTGGACGACGtgcttcatcttcatcgtaCTGGCGGGGCATTGCTTTTGCTGGTGCCTCAAATCGAGTCGCACTACGCGTAATCTGATCGATCTGGAACGAGATTGACCCGTACGGTTCGGGAACGATTagaaaataaacgattttCCTTGGTCGTGTGACTGTGGTGGCTAACAAAGAGAGCCCCATGCGGGTTCAAATCAAAGCCGCACTATGACTCAAACGACCCACATGCGTTACCGAGAACAATAACTTTTTCTAAAGGAGGTTATTAATACGCCCCGATTTTCTGATCAGCAATTTTGACCACCAAGTGCCAATGGCCAACCTGTACAGGGGAACATCTATACCGTGGGAAACTGATCCTAGCGATGCAATCACTTACATTGTTCTTGTCCCAAAAGCTAACTTGCGTATGTGCAAGTGTGGCACCTGTTTAttacaaatgcaaacaataaaacttttgCCAACAGGTCACACGCAACGAATGTCGTCGTTCTGCGAATCACTGTGCACGGACGGGACCGATTTGTTAACACTTTAAGTTTGCTCCTTTCACGCAGCCGACGGTTTCTCGACAGACAGAATGAACGGCACAATCTCGGAATGTTTGTTCCGATCAATGGGGTTCGACCGATTAAATCTCTGCGGCCCTAAACTATCGCACAACTATTTTCCAACCCAAGTTTTGCGAAACTGTGGGTGTATTGTGCGATGAATAATCACAACAAACTATTCGCCATAACAAACGCCCGTTTATACCGTCTGCTCGAGTTTTGGTGTTTCCATATGGAAGCGTTTTTCGAAGAGACTTTACTCGGCGAGAACTGGTTTTGGAGCAAATATATTAACCAATTTTTAATGTCAATTGCGATACATTTGTGTTGAGCACAAGTTGaacatgataaaaataaaaatgataacgaTTTTTGCGGCTTCTTTGCATTTCGACAGCTGATTTGACAGGACACTTTGAATCGATTGCTAAGGTTCTTTTACATGAAAGATGTTTTTGTAagtgtaaatttaattaattaaaattcgtGATAAAAcatgtatccttttttttctcattaaaaTCTTGACCATGAAACGGACCTAAGCATCAAATATAATAcacataaaataatttaaataataatttcttcaCTGTATCATCCCCTCGTGTGCATGGTGctgcagttttgttgttgtttgacgTCAAAACATACGTGTCGTGGATCATCGGACACTCTCTGTTTTGGGGGAGGAAAATCTTTCTGTTTTACTACACACGAAAAACCTACCACACGAATTTACACGATGGCGGACTTAAAGCGCGATCTGGACGAGTACCTGCTGTTGCAGGAAAATCAgaagaaaaacttcaaactagAGATGCCCAAAATGCCGTCCCTGCCTACGCCTGACCTCGTTGGAAAGCTGTTCGGTCGCAACCAGGAACCAGAAGCAAATAGTTGGCTCAAGGATACGCAGGACACTTGTTGCCCAAAGCTGGTAAGCTTGGTTATTGGTTTTGTGCTCTAGAAGCGAGATCCAATCttattccttttctttgtgtgtttAGTCTCGAATCCAGCGGATAGTCGGCTTCGTGACATGCATGGGGCTGGGTATATTTTGTATGATCGTGTCCACTTTCCACATCCCCGTGCTGATACTGAAGGCGAGAAAGTTTGCCCTACTGTACACACTCGGCAGTGTGTTTTTCATCATGAGGTGAGAATATCTCCAGCAAAACGGCAAAAGTAAGCACACTTTCATGCTGAACACAATGTCCCTCTTTGTAGCTTTTCCTTCCTGAGCGGCTTTGGAGCAATGTTCCGGCAGATGTTCTCTCGGGAACGTGTCGCAATGTCGATCAGCTACACATGCTGCCTAACGGCGACACTATACTTTGCAATGGTTGCACAAAGCACCGCATTTACGGTACTGTTTGCCGTCGCACAGATCATTACGCTGTTGTGGATGATCCTGGCCGCCATCCCGGGTGGCATGAGTGGGGTGAAATTCTTTGGCAGCATGTTCCGAAGTTCCGTGTCCAGCTCACTTCCCGTCTAAATTCTTGCAACAGGAAGTGCAAGATCGCAAATGTGCAAGTGTGATATATCATGTTAGTTGTATCGTGCGCGTAAGCCAGAGATTTAATTTACGACTAGGTTAAAGTTTTGTGAACAGGTCTGCTAATTATCACACACAGGAAGGATCCGTTTTACTTTCTGTGGCTGCGAGCCTAATACTAAAGTATTTTACACTACAACTCgtacaacaaataaacacaacagaACATAACTATCTAAACTAGATCATTATACCTTCAACTAACAgaatatttcattcatttgtaattataaattatatgaTTTGGATACATAAAATAAcgattttcaaaactaaatTCAGAAGCAGCAGGGTTTGGCAGCACTGCTCCATGACATTCGCGTTTGACAGCTGTTTGATGGTAAATAAAGCAGGGATTAAAAAAAGGCCAATCAAAAAACCACGAAAGCGATAGTCGCGATTGTTTTGGGTTGGTGTATCGACGTGCGAAAGCCATCCCTGTGAAATCCCCATCAAAATCTGTGATCTATAAAATGCGCCACTAAACAGCATCTACAGGACACTCGGAGGTTGGATGTGCGTTCgcgcgtttgtgtttgtgtgtgggggCGAAGCACTGAAATCTGCTACATTCTAACTCCACCCAACACCGACCACGACGTCGACCAGGCGGACAAAGACAAGGGCCAGGAGGGCTTTCCAGTCCAAGATGGAGTGCGACGATGCGGCGGTGGAGCGTCAGAAGCTGGTGTCGAACGATGAGGAGGATGATCAGAACACGATCACAAACCTTTCCTCCAGCGGACAGGCTAAATCCGTACAGACGCCCATCTCACCCGTACTAAGTAACAAGGTGAGTCACATTCGCGTCACATTCTTATCAGCAACATATCTACCCGTCTTTGACGTTAATCCAATGGTGACCTCGTCCCCCGTATTTGTGGTTATCCCGTTGCAGCTGTTTTCCAGTGGCGAAACTAGCCGAAGCCAAAACTCCACCAGCTACTCCCTGGGGAAAGGCATCTCGAACGATGCTCCATTGACGACGAAAGTCAACTATGTGAACGAACGCAAAGCGCAGGATACGAAGCCCAAGGCTAAGAAAATCCAACGAGGTACGTGTATCATCCGGAACCGGAATTAGGCTTTACGGTGTGGCTGTGTTTAGAGCAAGAATCCAGCCATACGAAACTGCGctccttcacacacacacacgtgcacagacacacacatacacacgccaCGCATGATTGATTAGCTCCTTGCGTATGCTTTGCATCATGCtccctgtttgttttttgttccatgtGTCTTCCTGTTTTAATGTAGATTGTTTGAGTTCCTGTACcagcttcatttttttattctttgtttttgtttgtttttcttcttcttttttcataattttattgctcCCGTTTTGGCTCGAATTTCGGTTTTATACCCACCTGTCCTGTCCATCCGTCCGTACGTCTGCTGTCCATGGCTTGGGTGCGGTCACCAGAGCTCACACCCACGGGTGGTATTCCGACcaccaacacaaacaccaccaccactgccaccaTTGGCACCACCACCTCTTCCAGCACAAGTAGCAATCTCCCGGACGGACCGATCGTAACGGCCGTTCCGAACAGCAGCGCAACCCGCCAGCTTAAATCTCCACCGG
This Anopheles marshallii chromosome 3, idAnoMarsDA_429_01, whole genome shotgun sequence DNA region includes the following protein-coding sequences:
- the LOC128711874 gene encoding vesicle transport protein SFT2C; the protein is MADLKRDLDEYLLLQENQKKNFKLEMPKMPSLPTPDLVGKLFGRNQEPEANSWLKDTQDTCCPKLSRIQRIVGFVTCMGLGIFCMIVSTFHIPVLILKARKFALLYTLGSVFFIMSFSFLSGFGAMFRQMFSRERVAMSISYTCCLTATLYFAMVAQSTAFTVLFAVAQIITLLWMILAAIPGGMSGVKFFGSMFRSSVSSSLPV